From a region of the Odontesthes bonariensis isolate fOdoBon6 chromosome 2, fOdoBon6.hap1, whole genome shotgun sequence genome:
- the plekha3 gene encoding pleckstrin homology domain-containing family A member 3 — protein sequence MVGDAMEGILYKWTNYMTGWQPRWFVLENGVISYYDSEDDVGKGSKGSIKMSVCDIKVHPTDSTRLELIIPGEQHFYVRAVNAAERQRWLVALGSSKAGTLDSHRNRGPDCLKTKMSELRLYCDLLVQQVQTIQSQHTVETETTPTSEASLLSATCATFIRTLEECMSLANQSLTPDLRPPERIKRSISHPGTYSFDRSGVLKEYVNGGQRSAQRRHRTSSDSSVYDTERLLPSLHSDSSSIPEERAGSESPKTTPTDTDTDLSM from the exons ATGGTAGGAGACGCCATGGAGGGGATTCTGTACAAGTGGACTAATTACATGACAG GTTGGCAGCCTCGCTGGTTTGTCCTGGAGAACGGAGTCATCTCTTACTATGACAGCGAGGACGACGTCGGAAAAGGCAGCAAAGGATCCATCAAGATGTCTGTGTGTGACATTAAAG TTCATCCGACAGATTCGACGCGTCTGGAGTTGATCATCCCCGGCGAGCAGCATTTCTACGTGCGAGCTGTGAACGCTGCAGAGAGGCAGAGGTGGCTGGTGGCGTTGGGATCGTCCAAAGCCGGGACCCTGGACAgtcacagaaacagag GTCCAGACTGTCTGAAGACGAAGATGTCCGAACTGCGGCTGTACTGTGACCTCCTCGTCCAGCAGGTCCAAACGATCCAATCACAGCACACCGTAGAAACAGAGACCACGCCCACCTCTGAG GCCTCGCTGCTCAGCGCCACCTGTGCAACTTTCATCCGGACTCTGGAGGAGTGTATGAGCCTGGCCAACCAGAGTCTGACCCCCGACCTCCGGCCTCCTGAAAGG ATAAAGAGGTCCATCAGTCACCCTGGAACGTACAGCTTTGACAG GTCAGGTGTACTGAAGGAGTATGTGAatggaggtcaaaggtcagccCAGCGCCGACACCGGACGAGCTCGGACAGCTCCGTGTACGACACCGAAC GTTTGCTGCCCAGCCTCCACAGCGACTCGTCCTCCATCCCTGAGGAGCGAGCCGGCAGCGAGAGCCCAAAGACCACACCCACAGACACGGACACCGACCTGTCCATGTGA
- the LOC142387371 gene encoding kelch-like protein 10: MSTNSNDVYMELLVEGTLCDTLIRVGDVDFKVHRIILCNCSPYFRDLFCSNPPPSKQQIYNISDVSPNVMSLILEYIYTRSAVVTEDNVLELLAAAHLFAIEGITQACCDLLQNNLCFENCINIWKLADRYKYPDLMKKSYLYILRHFEEVAGLSQEFLELSVEQLSDLIEKDELNVKEESTLFEAILRWISHAPDARGGYMDILLCKVRLPLMPIKYLVDTVSKDDLVRHSMPCLGMVISTMRTLRESNMERPLTLSRLPSEVLLAVGGFGNNLPTGKIELYNVRTDRWVTVHKNEKVIPQFCGCVHLQGFVYCIGGCKNDAYLSSVQKFNIAARTWQEVGSMHVARCYVSVVVLNGYVYAMGGCNKYETFNSAERFKPDTNQWTLIAPMHNYRADAGATTLHGKVYICGGYIGDEALSSAECYNPEADQWTLITPMDMGRTAAGVIAYNDHIFVLGGYNGIRHVCSVASYDPVSKYWRTMAPMFHCRSNFGTAVLEDQLYVVGGFQNDEAQLCSKMERYDGKTDRWHNLRSLETPCGAISCCVVERIPHAAAYLS, from the exons ATGAGCACCAACTCAAATGACGTCTACATGGAGCTCCTGGTGGAGGGAACGCTGTGCGACACCCTGATCAGAGTCGGTGACGTGGACTTTAAAGTCCATAGGATCATCCTCTGCAACTGCAGCCCGTACTTCAG AGATCTCTTCTGCAGTAACCCCCCGCCATCaaagcagcagatctacaacattTCCGACGTGTCACCAAATGTAATGAGCCTCATTTTGGAATATATCTACACGCGCTCTGCTGTGGTGACAGAAGACAACGTGCTGGAGCTGTTGGCCGCAGCGCATCTCTTCGCCATCGAAGGCATCACTCAGGCCTGCTGCGACCTCCTGCAGAACAACCTCTGCTTCGAGAACTGCATAAACATCTGGAAGTTGGCGGATCGCTACAAGTATCCCGACCTGATGAAAAAGTCTTACCTCTACATCCTGCGTCACTTTGAGGAGGTGGCAGGACTCTCTCAGGAGTTCCTGGAGCTCTCCGTGGAGCAGCTGTCAGATCTCATCGAGAAGGACGAGCTGAATGTGAAGGAGGAGAGCACTCTGTTTGAGGCCATCCTTCGCTGGATCAGTCACGCTCCCGATGCACGCGGAGGTTACATGGACATACTGCTGTGCAAG GTTCGCTTGCCTTTAATGCCCATTAAGTACTTGGTTGACACTGTGAGCAAAGACGATCTGGTGAGGCACAGCATGCCGTGTTTAGGCATGGTGATCAGCACCATGAGGACCCTGCGAGAGTCTAACATGGAGAGACCCCTGACCCTTTCCCGCCTGCCCTCTGAGGTGCTGTTGGCGGTCGGCGGCTTTGGGAACAACCTTCCAACTGGAAAGATTGAGCTATACAACGTCCGAACGGACCGCTGGGTGACGGTGCACAAAAATGAGAAGGTTATTCCCCAGTTCTGTGGCTGCGTCCACCTCCAGGGATTTGTTTACTGTATTGGAGGCTGTAAGAATGATGCCTACCTCAGCAGCGTGCAAAAGTTCAACATTGCCGCCCGAACCTGGCAAGAAGTCGGGTCAATGCACGTAGCTCGGTGCTACGTCAGTGTGGTGGTGCTGAACGGCTACGTATATGCTATGGGAGGCTGTAACAAATATGAGACATTCAACAGCGCTGAGCGATTCAAGCCCGACACCAACCAGTGGACTCTGATCGCACCGATGCACAATTACAGGGCCGATGCCGGGGCCACGACACTCCACGGAAAG GTGTACATCTGCGGAGGATATATCGGAGACGAAGCTCTGTCATCTGCTGAGTGCTACAACCCTGAGGCCGACCAGTGGACGCTGATCACGCCCATGGACATGGGACGAACAGCGGCCGGGGTCATCGCCTACAACGACCACATCTTTGTC CTCGGGGGCTACAACGGCATCAGACACGTGTGCAGCGTCGCTTCCTACGACCCCGTTTCAAAATACTGGCGCACGATGGCTCCTATGTTTCACTGCCGCAGCAACTTTGGCACGGCGGTGTTGGAGGATCAGCTGTATGTCGTGGGAGGCTTCCAAAACGACGAGGCGCAGCTGTGCTCGAAGATGGAGCGCTACGATGGGAAGACCGACAGGTGGCACAATCTGCGGAGCTTGGAAACGCCCTGTGGCGCCATCAGCTGCTGCGTGGTGGAGCGAATCCCCCACGCTGCTGCTTATCTGTCGTGA